A genomic window from Litoreibacter janthinus includes:
- a CDS encoding alpha/beta hydrolase, with the protein MSIPPVHKAGKIEWPNAKPDPQKHFLLAGTEAYKNGTQMRANLDKLLATKKPENRDVIIYVHGFNNRFSDGLYRIAQMSHDLNLPGVAVTYSWPSAGNPLNYAYDRDSALFARDGLRRLIDEVSKSNARGIILVAHSLGSMVTMETLRELRVSGNTRAMNRISGVVLMSPDLDLDVFKTQADAIGELPDPFIIFSSKKDRALRLIEQLTGQKNRLGRLEDVGEIAKYDITYIDVTAYSEGGTNHFPTAKSPALLKILGQIPDLERALSGDGGRTGLLPGTVLTVQNATTLILSPVASR; encoded by the coding sequence GTGTCCATCCCCCCAGTTCATAAGGCTGGAAAAATAGAGTGGCCAAACGCGAAGCCAGACCCGCAGAAACACTTCCTGTTAGCTGGCACCGAAGCCTACAAGAATGGCACGCAGATGCGTGCAAACTTGGACAAGTTGCTCGCTACGAAGAAGCCCGAGAACCGCGATGTCATTATTTACGTTCACGGTTTCAATAACCGGTTTAGTGATGGTCTCTACCGCATTGCGCAAATGAGCCATGACCTTAATCTTCCCGGCGTTGCAGTCACCTATTCGTGGCCATCTGCGGGAAACCCGCTCAATTACGCTTATGATCGCGACAGCGCTCTCTTCGCTCGGGATGGGCTTCGCCGCCTGATCGACGAGGTGTCAAAATCAAATGCCCGTGGCATAATTCTTGTGGCGCACTCTCTTGGCTCAATGGTCACAATGGAGACCCTGCGTGAACTCCGTGTGTCGGGAAATACCAGGGCGATGAACAGGATAAGCGGCGTCGTGCTGATGTCGCCAGACCTTGATCTCGACGTCTTTAAAACGCAGGCGGATGCAATTGGAGAACTGCCCGATCCATTCATTATCTTCTCGTCGAAGAAAGACCGCGCGCTGCGCTTGATCGAACAGCTCACCGGCCAGAAGAACAGGTTGGGGCGACTTGAGGACGTTGGCGAGATTGCCAAATACGACATCACCTATATCGACGTCACCGCGTATAGCGAGGGTGGGACCAATCACTTCCCAACCGCAAAGTCCCCAGCGCTTCTGAAAATCCTTGGACAGATTCCAGATCTGGAGCGAGCCTTGTCGGGTGACGGCGGGCGCACCGGGCTTTTGCCGGGAACCGTTTTGACGGTGCAGAACGCCACGACATTGATCTTGTCACCGGTGGCGAGCAGGTAG
- the hslU gene encoding ATP-dependent protease ATPase subunit HslU, producing MTDLTPREIVSELDRFIIGQKDAKRAVAVALRNRWRRKQLADDLRDEVYPKNILMIGPTGVGKTEISRRLAKLARAPFLKVEATKFTEVGYVGRDVEQIIRDLVDAAILMTREQMREDVKAAAHEAAEERVIDALAGTDAREGTREMFRKKLRDGILDDKEIELDVADTGGSNPFQMFEVPGQPGMGGGPGMMNLGDLFGKAMGGRTTKRKMKVADSYEVLVADEADKLLDQEAVTQNAIEAVEQNGIVFLDEIDKVCARADARGADVSREGVQRDLLPLIEGTTVSTKHGPVKTDHVLFIASGAFHIAKPSDLLPELQGRLPIRVELRALTEEDFVRILTETDNALTRQYTALMGTEEVTVSFTDNGIAALARIAAEVNQSVENIGARRLYTVMERVFEELSFTAPDRAGDEVIVDAEFVEKHLGELSRSADLSRYVL from the coding sequence GTGACTGACCTGACTCCCCGCGAGATCGTTTCCGAGCTGGATCGCTTTATCATTGGTCAAAAAGACGCCAAGCGGGCCGTTGCAGTCGCCTTACGCAACCGTTGGCGGCGCAAGCAACTTGCCGATGATCTGCGTGACGAGGTTTATCCGAAGAACATCCTCATGATCGGGCCAACGGGCGTTGGCAAAACCGAAATTTCCCGACGATTGGCGAAGCTCGCACGGGCGCCATTTCTTAAGGTCGAGGCGACCAAGTTTACAGAAGTCGGATATGTCGGACGTGACGTTGAGCAAATCATTCGCGACCTTGTAGACGCCGCCATTTTGATGACCCGCGAGCAAATGCGCGAAGACGTGAAAGCCGCTGCACACGAGGCTGCGGAAGAACGCGTGATTGACGCTCTTGCTGGCACTGACGCCCGCGAGGGCACCCGTGAAATGTTCCGCAAGAAGCTACGCGACGGTATTTTGGACGACAAAGAGATCGAACTTGATGTCGCCGATACTGGCGGCAGCAACCCGTTTCAGATGTTTGAAGTCCCCGGCCAACCTGGCATGGGTGGTGGACCCGGTATGATGAACCTTGGCGATCTTTTCGGCAAAGCCATGGGAGGACGGACGACAAAGAGGAAAATGAAAGTCGCTGACTCATACGAGGTGTTGGTCGCAGATGAAGCCGACAAACTGTTGGATCAGGAGGCCGTCACGCAAAATGCCATTGAAGCGGTGGAGCAGAACGGGATCGTCTTTCTTGACGAGATCGACAAGGTTTGCGCCCGCGCCGATGCACGTGGCGCCGATGTAAGCCGCGAGGGCGTGCAACGTGACCTTCTCCCGCTCATTGAGGGGACAACTGTTTCCACAAAGCATGGCCCGGTAAAAACTGACCATGTGCTGTTCATCGCATCTGGCGCTTTTCACATTGCCAAGCCATCTGACCTGTTGCCTGAATTGCAAGGTCGCCTTCCTATTCGGGTAGAGCTTCGCGCGCTGACCGAGGAAGATTTCGTGCGCATTCTCACAGAAACAGACAACGCGCTAACGCGTCAGTATACTGCCTTGATGGGCACAGAAGAGGTGACTGTATCTTTTACAGATAACGGGATCGCAGCGCTGGCGCGGATCGCCGCCGAAGTGAACCAATCTGTCGAGAACATCGGCGCGCGCCGGCTTTATACTGTTATGGAGCGCGTTTTCGAAGAGTTGAGCTTCACAGCCCCTGATCGGGCTGGCGACGAAGTCATTGTCGATGCCGAATTCGTTGAAAAGCACTTGGGAGAGCTGAGCAGATCAGCCGACCTGAGTAGATACGTGCTGTAG
- a CDS encoding DM13 domain-containing protein: protein MISRRAILRGAVTVSTVAALPAFAGGHGRIGKFKGASNHKTSGRAELVKSGQGGSVELLGDFKFDGAPDPKVALGNNGYDPKTLMGPLKSNAGASTYKLPKGVNPDDYNEVWIWCEKFNVPLGVAKL from the coding sequence ATGATTTCTCGTCGTGCAATCCTTCGTGGCGCGGTTACCGTGTCCACAGTCGCCGCCCTACCTGCCTTTGCCGGTGGGCATGGCCGCATCGGTAAATTCAAAGGCGCCAGCAACCACAAGACCTCGGGCCGCGCCGAGCTTGTGAAATCAGGTCAGGGCGGCTCGGTCGAGCTCCTTGGTGATTTCAAATTTGATGGCGCGCCTGATCCTAAAGTGGCGCTGGGCAACAATGGCTATGACCCAAAAACACTCATGGGCCCGCTGAAGTCGAACGCAGGCGCCTCGACTTATAAACTACCGAAAGGCGTCAATCCTGACGACTACAACGAGGTCTGGATCTGGTGCGAGAAGTTCAACGTGCCGCTTGGCGTCGCAAAGCTCTGA
- the hslV gene encoding ATP-dependent protease subunit HslV produces the protein MSDDKFPGWHGTTIIGVRKGGKVVIAGDGQVSVGQTVMKGTARKVRRLSPGGMDVVAGFAGSTADAFTLLERLETKLEAVPGQLARAAVELAKDWRTDKYLKNLEAMLIVTDGKDLFVITGAGDVLEPEHDVTAIGSGGNFALAAGRAMMDTEKDAETIARDAMKIAADICVYTNGNLTVETIDA, from the coding sequence ATGTCCGACGACAAATTCCCCGGCTGGCACGGCACCACCATCATCGGCGTTCGCAAGGGCGGCAAGGTTGTCATCGCGGGCGACGGACAAGTCTCGGTCGGTCAAACCGTGATGAAAGGTACTGCACGCAAGGTGCGTCGCCTCTCACCCGGAGGGATGGATGTTGTTGCTGGCTTCGCAGGCTCTACCGCCGATGCGTTCACGTTATTGGAACGGTTGGAGACCAAACTTGAAGCCGTTCCGGGTCAGTTGGCCCGCGCAGCAGTAGAGCTGGCGAAGGACTGGCGCACTGACAAATATCTGAAAAATCTGGAGGCCATGCTGATCGTGACCGACGGCAAGGACCTGTTTGTTATCACAGGAGCGGGCGACGTGCTGGAGCCTGAACATGACGTGACCGCGATTGGCTCGGGTGGAAATTTCGCGCTGGCGGCTGGCCGCGCCATGATGGACACCGAGAAAGACGCCGAGACGATTGCGCGGGACGCGATGAAGATCGCGGCTGATATCTGCGTCTACACCAATGGCAACCTGACTGTTGAGACGATCGATGCCTGA
- the infB gene encoding translation initiation factor IF-2: MSDSDGKKPLGLKGARPGNVKQSFSHGRTKNVVVETKRKRVVVPKPGGAKPSITGSPSVGDPSKRPAGISDAEMERRMKALQAAKEQEAADTERRAQEEEERAKDRERRRAEAEAKEREEKEREDALKAKAEEDERKLREAEEAKTRAAAPAAAPEAAAPGEPAVSPSGPRGGGKAAPTPVRRDRDDRDNKGGKARVDDGRRSGKLTLNQALRGGEGGRQKSMAAMKRKQERARQKAMGGSVEREKVVRDVQLPEAIVVSELANRMAERVSDVVKALMNNGIMATQTQSIDADTAELIIEEFGHNVVRVSDSDVEDVIAQIEDDSKDLKPRAPVITIMGHVDHGKTSLLDAIRNARVTAGEAGGITQHIGAYQVDQDGTKLTFLDTPGHAAFTSMRARGAQVTDIVVLVVAADDAVMPQTIEAIHHAKAASVPMIVAINKVDKHDANPDKVRTDLLQHEVIVEKMSGDVQDVEVSATTGQGLDTLLEAIALQSEILELKANPDRAASGAVIEAQLDVGRGPVATVLVQNGTLRQGDIFVVGEQYGKVRALINDQGDRIKEAGPSVPVEVLGLNGTPEAGDVLNVVDTEAQAREIAEYREKAAKDKRAAAGAATTLEQLMAKAKDDENLTEMPILVKADVQGSAEAIVQAMEKIGNDEVRVRVLHSGVGAITESDIGLAEASGAPVFGFNVRANASARNTANQKGVEIRYYSVIYDLVDDVKQAASGLLSAEIKENFIGYAEIKEVFKVTGVGKVAGCIVTEGVARRSAGVRLLRDNVVIHEGTLKTLKRFKDEVPEVQSGQECGMAFEAYDDIRPQDVIEIFTREEVERSLD, encoded by the coding sequence ATGAGCGATAGTGACGGTAAAAAACCCCTTGGCCTTAAAGGCGCACGTCCCGGCAATGTGAAGCAGAGCTTCAGCCACGGGCGCACCAAGAACGTGGTGGTGGAAACCAAGCGCAAACGCGTAGTGGTGCCTAAACCCGGTGGCGCAAAGCCTTCCATTACAGGATCGCCCTCTGTTGGTGACCCTTCCAAACGTCCTGCCGGTATCTCCGATGCAGAGATGGAGCGCCGCATGAAGGCGCTTCAGGCTGCCAAAGAGCAAGAAGCAGCCGATACTGAGCGCCGCGCGCAGGAAGAAGAAGAGCGTGCAAAAGACCGCGAACGCCGTCGCGCCGAGGCTGAAGCCAAAGAGCGTGAAGAAAAAGAGCGTGAAGACGCGCTGAAGGCCAAAGCCGAAGAAGATGAACGCAAGCTGCGTGAAGCCGAAGAAGCTAAAACCCGCGCCGCTGCTCCTGCTGCAGCACCCGAGGCCGCTGCTCCTGGCGAGCCAGCCGTGTCGCCTTCCGGCCCTCGCGGTGGCGGCAAAGCCGCTCCGACACCTGTGCGCCGCGACCGTGATGATCGCGACAACAAAGGTGGCAAAGCACGCGTCGACGATGGTCGCCGTTCCGGCAAGCTAACGCTGAATCAAGCCCTGCGTGGCGGTGAAGGCGGGCGTCAGAAATCCATGGCCGCCATGAAGCGTAAGCAAGAACGGGCGCGCCAGAAAGCTATGGGCGGCTCGGTCGAACGCGAAAAGGTTGTCCGTGATGTTCAGCTTCCAGAGGCGATTGTAGTCTCGGAACTTGCGAACCGCATGGCAGAACGTGTTTCGGACGTTGTGAAAGCCCTGATGAACAACGGCATCATGGCCACGCAGACGCAGTCCATCGACGCTGATACCGCAGAACTGATCATTGAAGAGTTCGGTCATAACGTTGTGCGCGTCTCTGACTCGGATGTTGAGGACGTCATCGCCCAGATCGAAGACGACAGCAAAGATCTGAAGCCTCGTGCTCCTGTCATCACCATCATGGGCCACGTTGACCACGGCAAAACCTCGCTGCTTGACGCGATCCGCAACGCCCGCGTCACCGCTGGCGAAGCTGGCGGCATCACGCAGCACATCGGTGCTTACCAAGTCGACCAAGACGGCACGAAGCTTACGTTCCTTGATACACCGGGTCACGCGGCGTTTACGTCAATGCGTGCCCGTGGTGCTCAGGTAACGGACATTGTTGTGCTGGTTGTCGCTGCTGATGACGCGGTCATGCCGCAAACCATCGAAGCGATCCACCACGCGAAAGCGGCTAGCGTTCCGATGATCGTAGCGATCAACAAAGTCGACAAGCACGACGCCAACCCTGACAAAGTTCGCACCGACCTGCTTCAGCACGAAGTGATCGTTGAGAAAATGTCCGGCGACGTTCAAGACGTCGAGGTCTCTGCAACCACCGGCCAAGGCCTTGATACCCTGCTTGAAGCCATCGCGCTTCAGTCAGAGATTCTGGAACTGAAAGCCAACCCAGATCGCGCCGCTTCTGGCGCTGTGATCGAGGCGCAGCTTGACGTGGGTCGCGGTCCGGTAGCAACCGTTCTGGTTCAGAACGGTACTCTGCGCCAAGGCGACATCTTCGTTGTGGGTGAGCAATACGGTAAGGTCCGTGCGCTGATCAACGACCAGGGCGACCGCATCAAAGAAGCTGGCCCGTCGGTGCCTGTAGAGGTTCTTGGCCTCAATGGTACTCCTGAAGCTGGTGACGTGTTGAACGTTGTCGATACAGAAGCGCAAGCTCGTGAGATCGCTGAGTATCGCGAAAAAGCCGCCAAGGACAAACGCGCCGCCGCTGGTGCCGCAACCACCCTTGAGCAGTTGATGGCGAAAGCTAAGGACGACGAGAACCTGACCGAGATGCCAATCTTGGTGAAGGCCGACGTGCAAGGCTCCGCCGAAGCGATCGTTCAGGCGATGGAGAAGATCGGCAACGACGAAGTGCGCGTTCGCGTTCTGCACTCCGGTGTTGGTGCGATCACGGAAAGCGATATCGGTCTGGCTGAAGCCTCGGGCGCACCTGTGTTTGGCTTCAACGTTCGCGCAAACGCTTCCGCACGGAACACCGCCAACCAGAAGGGCGTGGAAATCCGCTACTACTCGGTCATCTACGACCTTGTGGATGACGTGAAACAAGCTGCATCTGGTCTGCTGTCCGCAGAGATCAAAGAGAACTTCATCGGTTACGCCGAAATCAAGGAAGTCTTCAAAGTCACCGGCGTTGGCAAGGTTGCTGGGTGTATTGTCACCGAAGGTGTGGCCCGCCGCTCCGCTGGTGTGCGCCTGCTTCGTGACAACGTCGTGATCCACGAAGGTACGCTGAAAACGCTCAAGCGCTTCAAAGACGAAGTGCCAGAGGTTCAATCCGGCCAAGAGTGCGGCATGGCGTTTGAAGCCTATGACGACATCCGCCCACAGGATGTTATCGAGATCTTCACCCGCGAAGAAGTCGAGCGTTCGCTGGACTAG
- a CDS encoding RNA-binding protein, protein MSRGGQEKEQNGPERRCIATGELRDPALMIRFVVGPEGQAVPDVRNKLPGRGIWVSADKDALEKAIKTKAFSRSAKEQVSVPEGLFEQTDKLLARRLVDLISLARKAGQAVTGYEKVKSLLENERATLLVQASDGSERGKSKLHSPPGKDVFIGCLTSQELGLAFGRESVIHGALTAGGLSRQIKAEGIRLKGVRGHSGGKKSRPKGKDDA, encoded by the coding sequence ATGAGCCGCGGCGGTCAAGAAAAAGAGCAAAACGGCCCGGAGCGACGTTGTATCGCTACGGGAGAGTTGCGCGATCCTGCGCTGATGATCCGTTTTGTGGTCGGACCGGAAGGTCAGGCTGTTCCGGACGTTCGCAACAAATTGCCGGGTCGCGGCATTTGGGTGAGCGCCGACAAAGATGCCTTGGAAAAGGCAATCAAGACGAAGGCGTTCTCACGTTCCGCCAAGGAACAGGTCAGCGTTCCGGAGGGTCTGTTTGAGCAGACTGACAAATTGCTGGCCCGCAGACTGGTTGATCTCATTTCGCTCGCGCGTAAGGCGGGGCAGGCGGTCACTGGCTACGAGAAAGTAAAGAGCTTGCTGGAGAACGAGCGTGCGACGCTTTTGGTTCAGGCAAGTGACGGGTCGGAACGGGGCAAATCGAAGCTCCACTCGCCGCCCGGAAAAGACGTATTTATTGGCTGTTTGACCTCTCAGGAATTGGGTTTGGCATTCGGTCGGGAAAGTGTGATACATGGCGCCTTAACGGCAGGTGGACTCAGCAGACAGATCAAAGCTGAGGGCATCAGGCTGAAAGGTGTCCGCGGACATAGCGGCGGAAAAAAATCCCGCCCGAAAGGAAAAGACGACGCATGA
- the nusA gene encoding transcription termination factor NusA, giving the protein MAITSANQLELLQTAEAVAREKMIDPELVVEAMEESLARAAKSRYGAELDIRVSIDRKTGKATFTRVRTVVADDEIENDRAELNVEDAKDYLDDPKIGDTIVDEVPPVEMGRIAAQSAKQVILQKVREAERDRQYEEFKDKAGTIINGQVKREEYGNVIVDIGRGEAILRRNEKIGRESYRPNDRIRVYIKDVRREVRGPQIFLSRTDPQFMAELFKMEVPEIYDGIIEIKAVARDPGSRAKIAVISHDSSIDPVGACVGMRGSRVQAVVNELQGEKIDIIPWNEDQPTFLVNALQPAEVTKVVLDEEAERIEVVVPEEQLSLAIGRRGQNVRLASQLTGLDIDIMTEEEESARRQAEFEVRTKLFMETLDLDEFFAQLLVSEGFTSLEEVAYVEVDELLVIDGVDGDTASELQARARDYLEAQAKKALETARELGAQDSLIEFEGLTPQMVEALAKDDVKTLEDFATCADWELAGGWTTVNGERSKDDGVLEPFDVSLEEAQAMVMTARIQLGWVDPADLASDETEAEDGDEETAEAEA; this is encoded by the coding sequence ATGGCAATTACTTCAGCCAACCAACTTGAGCTTCTGCAAACCGCAGAGGCCGTTGCCCGCGAGAAGATGATCGACCCGGAACTGGTTGTCGAAGCGATGGAAGAATCCCTCGCCCGTGCAGCCAAGTCGCGCTACGGTGCCGAGCTGGATATCCGCGTCTCTATCGACCGCAAGACCGGCAAAGCGACCTTTACCCGCGTGCGCACGGTTGTCGCTGACGACGAGATCGAAAACGACCGCGCCGAGCTGAACGTCGAAGACGCCAAAGATTATCTCGACGATCCAAAAATCGGCGACACTATCGTTGACGAAGTTCCTCCGGTTGAGATGGGCCGCATCGCCGCGCAATCCGCCAAGCAAGTTATCTTGCAGAAGGTGCGCGAAGCCGAGCGTGACCGTCAGTACGAAGAATTCAAAGACAAGGCCGGCACAATCATCAACGGTCAGGTCAAACGCGAAGAGTACGGCAACGTCATCGTCGATATCGGTCGTGGCGAAGCCATCTTGCGCCGCAACGAGAAAATCGGCCGCGAAAGCTATCGCCCGAACGATCGCATCCGCGTCTACATCAAAGACGTGCGCCGCGAAGTGCGTGGTCCGCAGATTTTCCTGTCGCGCACAGATCCTCAGTTCATGGCCGAGCTGTTCAAGATGGAAGTTCCAGAAATCTATGATGGCATCATCGAGATCAAAGCCGTTGCCCGTGATCCAGGCTCGCGCGCCAAGATTGCAGTCATCTCGCATGACAGTTCCATCGATCCTGTTGGTGCCTGCGTTGGTATGCGTGGCTCCCGTGTTCAGGCTGTTGTGAACGAACTTCAGGGCGAGAAGATCGACATCATCCCTTGGAACGAAGATCAGCCGACCTTCTTGGTGAACGCGCTTCAGCCTGCTGAAGTCACCAAGGTGGTTCTGGACGAAGAAGCCGAACGTATTGAAGTTGTCGTTCCGGAAGAGCAGCTATCCTTGGCAATTGGCCGTCGTGGTCAAAACGTGCGTCTTGCGTCGCAACTCACCGGCCTCGACATCGACATCATGACCGAGGAAGAAGAATCCGCGCGGCGTCAGGCAGAATTCGAAGTGCGCACCAAGCTGTTCATGGAAACGCTGGACCTCGACGAATTCTTTGCTCAACTGCTGGTATCCGAAGGCTTCACCTCACTTGAAGAAGTGGCCTATGTCGAAGTGGATGAACTGCTGGTCATCGACGGCGTTGACGGTGACACGGCTTCCGAGCTTCAAGCTCGTGCCCGCGACTATCTGGAAGCCCAAGCCAAGAAGGCATTGGAAACCGCCCGTGAGTTGGGTGCGCAGGACAGCCTTATTGAATTTGAAGGTCTGACACCCCAGATGGTGGAAGCACTGGCGAAGGATGATGTGAAGACTTTGGAAGACTTCGCAACCTGCGCTGACTGGGAGCTGGCCGGTGGCTGGACGACCGTCAACGGTGAACGCTCCAAAGACGACGGAGTTCTGGAACCTTTCGACGTGTCGCTTGAAGAAGCTCAGGCAATGGTCATGACGGCCCGTATCCAACTTGGTTGGGTCGATCCTGCTGATTTGGCATCGGATGAAACCGAAGCCGAAGACGGTGATGAAGAAACCGCGGAGGCTGAGGCCTGA
- the rimP gene encoding ribosome maturation factor RimP, protein MSDLIAKAAIDRRLAEIAQPVIEGLGYELVRMRLLTGKTDIVQVMAEKPEGGIEVDDCAKISTALSAIFDVEDPISGEYTLEVSSPGIDRPLTRLKDFDMWEGYEAKIETEELIDGRRRFKGQLAGTEGDEVLITIEEGTIGLKFDWLTDAKLVLTDELIRDVLKNRKDAGEIDETQFDEVQQIVDGEGDD, encoded by the coding sequence ATGTCTGATCTGATCGCCAAAGCCGCCATTGACCGCCGTCTGGCCGAGATTGCCCAACCCGTCATTGAGGGTCTGGGCTACGAACTCGTGCGGATGCGCCTTCTGACCGGCAAAACCGACATCGTCCAAGTGATGGCCGAAAAGCCTGAAGGCGGTATTGAAGTTGATGACTGCGCGAAAATTTCTACTGCCTTGTCTGCGATATTCGATGTCGAAGACCCGATTTCCGGCGAATACACCCTTGAGGTGTCCAGCCCGGGAATCGACCGCCCTTTAACGCGTCTTAAAGATTTTGACATGTGGGAAGGGTATGAGGCGAAAATCGAGACGGAAGAACTCATCGACGGACGCCGCCGCTTCAAAGGGCAATTGGCCGGCACCGAAGGCGACGAGGTTCTGATCACGATCGAAGAAGGCACGATCGGCCTGAAATTCGACTGGCTGACAGATGCCAAGCTCGTGCTGACCGATGAGCTGATCCGAGACGTTCTAAAGAACCGCAAAGATGCGGGCGAAATTGACGAAACCCAATTCGACGAAGTGCAACAAATCGTCGATGGTGAAGGAGACGACTAA
- a CDS encoding ABC transporter substrate-binding protein, with amino-acid sequence MSQISRRSLLKTGVAAGVLSATGLPLRAQAKKGGRLRLGIAGANTSDSWDGRTHSDSYMIMCAHGAVFDCLTEVGADGQLKGELAESWDASPDAKVWTFKLRQGVTFHNGKSFGADDVIASLEMHTAEGAKSAAKPIVSAITEMKKVNDHEVQLTLAAGNADFPFLLSDYHILMFPAGQIDEAIAKGIGTGLYQVESFDPGVRFVGKRFANHYKGDSAGHFDEVEVIAINDSSARMNALMTGQVDAVNRVDVKTEALLKANPMVTIMEVTGNQHYTFPMLTGTAPFSDLNVRKALKHGINREELVDKILQGHGKVANDHPIGPANQYYAADLEQNSYDPDKSKFYLKEAGMDSLSVDLSAANAAFSGAVDAAQLYQASAKAGGININVVQEPDDGYWSNVWLKKPWCACYWSGRVTEDWMFSTAYESGVPWNDTSWENARFQELLLSARAELDSAKRKEQYTEMQMLMSKEGGTVIPMYANYVDAHSTKLANSGTTGNVFQMDSSRFMERWWFA; translated from the coding sequence ATGTCACAAATTTCAAGACGCAGCCTACTTAAGACGGGCGTTGCTGCCGGCGTTCTGTCCGCCACTGGCTTGCCGCTTCGCGCGCAAGCCAAGAAAGGCGGCCGCCTTCGCTTGGGTATCGCTGGCGCGAACACTTCAGATAGCTGGGACGGTCGGACCCACTCTGACAGCTACATGATCATGTGCGCACACGGTGCCGTGTTCGACTGCCTGACCGAAGTCGGCGCAGATGGCCAACTGAAAGGCGAACTTGCCGAAAGCTGGGACGCTTCGCCAGACGCCAAAGTCTGGACCTTCAAGCTTCGCCAAGGCGTCACCTTCCACAACGGCAAATCCTTCGGCGCCGATGACGTCATCGCATCGCTGGAAATGCACACTGCCGAAGGCGCAAAATCTGCCGCGAAACCAATCGTGTCGGCGATCACCGAGATGAAGAAGGTCAACGATCATGAGGTGCAGCTGACCTTGGCCGCAGGCAACGCCGACTTCCCGTTCCTGCTGTCTGACTATCACATCCTTATGTTCCCAGCAGGGCAGATCGATGAAGCCATTGCCAAAGGGATTGGCACCGGTCTGTATCAGGTTGAATCTTTTGACCCGGGCGTACGTTTCGTCGGCAAGCGCTTTGCCAACCACTACAAAGGCGATTCCGCAGGGCATTTCGACGAAGTTGAGGTTATCGCGATCAACGATTCATCCGCGCGGATGAACGCCCTGATGACTGGTCAGGTCGATGCAGTGAACCGTGTGGACGTGAAAACCGAAGCGCTGCTCAAAGCCAACCCCATGGTGACCATCATGGAGGTGACAGGGAACCAGCACTACACATTCCCAATGCTGACTGGCACTGCGCCTTTCAGCGATTTGAATGTGCGCAAGGCTCTTAAGCATGGCATTAACCGCGAAGAGCTTGTCGACAAGATCCTGCAGGGTCACGGCAAAGTCGCTAACGACCACCCAATCGGTCCGGCAAACCAGTACTACGCCGCTGATCTGGAGCAGAATTCTTACGACCCAGACAAGTCCAAATTCTACCTAAAAGAGGCGGGTATGGACAGCTTGAGCGTCGATCTGTCAGCCGCAAATGCTGCGTTCTCCGGCGCGGTCGATGCTGCTCAGCTGTATCAAGCTTCGGCCAAAGCCGGTGGTATCAATATCAATGTTGTTCAGGAACCAGATGATGGTTACTGGTCCAACGTGTGGCTGAAAAAACCTTGGTGCGCATGTTACTGGTCCGGTCGCGTGACCGAAGACTGGATGTTCTCGACCGCCTACGAATCCGGCGTTCCTTGGAATGACACCAGTTGGGAAAACGCGCGCTTCCAAGAACTGCTGCTTTCCGCCCGCGCCGAACTCGACAGCGCAAAACGCAAAGAACAATATACCGAGATGCAGATGCTGATGTCCAAAGAGGGCGGCACGGTCATTCCGATGTATGCGAACTATGTCGATGCGCATTCGACCAAACTGGCGAACTCTGGCACCACGGGTAACGTGTTCCAGATGGACAGCTCCCGCTTCATGGAGCGTTGGTGGTTCGCGTAA